Proteins encoded by one window of Arabidopsis thaliana chromosome 2, partial sequence:
- a CDS encoding RAB6-interacting golgin (DUF662) (Family of unknown function (DUF662); CONTAINS InterPro DOMAIN/s: Protein of unknown function DUF662 (InterPro:IPR007033); BEST Arabidopsis thaliana protein match is: Family of unknown function (DUF662) (TAIR:AT2G36410.2); Has 1272 Blast hits to 1189 proteins in 227 species: Archae - 42; Bacteria - 139; Metazoa - 529; Fungi - 66; Plants - 146; Viruses - 5; Other Eukaryotes - 345 (source: NCBI BLink).), translating into MATTRQILEQPQSPFIQRIKSSGNISMNGSPMIDEKEEELSQSAFALFKAKEDEIERRKMEVKDRVQKKLGLAEEATRRLAEIREELEALTDPMRKEISAIRKRVDAINRELKPLGQSCQRKEREFKEALEAYNEKNKEKAIFVSKLVELVTESEKLRMTKLEELSKSIEISLR; encoded by the exons ATGGCTACGACAAGACAGATCTTGGAGCAGCCACAATCGCCATTTATTCAACGTATCAAGAGCTCGGGGAACATTAGCATGAATGGCAGTCCTATGattgatgagaaagaagaggagcTTTCACAGTCTGCTTTTGCTTTGTTTAAGGCAAAGGAAGATGAGATtgagaggaggaagatggaGGTTAAGGATAGGGTCCAGAAAAAGCTTGGACTCGCTGAGGAAGCTACTAGAAGATTAGCCGAGATTCGGGAA GAGCTTGAAGCTCTTACCGATCCAATGAGAAAAGAGATATCCGCGATAAGGAAAAGAGTCGATGCTATTAACCGAGAACTCAAGCCTTTAGGACAGAGTTGTCAGAGAAAG GAGAGAGAATTCAAAGAAGCACTTGAAGCTTACaatgaaaagaacaaagagaaagctATATTTGTTAGCAAGCTAGTTGAG CTGGTCACCGAAAGCGAGAAACTGCGGATGACAAAGCTGGAGGAACTCAGCAAAAGCATTGAAATATCGCTACGCTAA
- a CDS encoding copper ion binding protein codes for MATRNALRIVSRRFSSGKVLSEEERAAENVFIKKMEQEKLQKLARQGPGEQAAGSASEAKVAGATASASAESGPKVSEDKNRNYAVVAGVVAIVGSIGWYLKAGGKKQPEVQE; via the exons ATGGCAACAAGAAATGCTTTGAGAATTGTGTCTCGTAGGTTCTCTAGTGGCAAAGTTCTTAGCGAAGAGGAGAGAGCCGCTGAGAATGTTTTCATTAAG AAAATGGAGCAGGAGAAGCTTCAGAAGTTAGCTCGACAG GGTCCTGGAGAACAAGCAGCAGGGTCAGCAAGCGAAGCAAAGGTTGCTGGTGCAACAGCATCTGCATCAGCTGAGTCGGGCCCAAAGGTGTCAGAAGACAAGAACAGAAACTATGCGGTTGTGGCAGGTGTGGTTGCTATTGTCGGTTCGATTGGTTGGTACTTGAAAGCAGGTGGAAAGAAGCAGCCAGAGGTCCAAGAGTAA
- the IPT2 gene encoding tRNAisopentenyltransferase 2 (tRNAisopentenyltransferase 2 (IPT2); CONTAINS InterPro DOMAIN/s: tRNA delta(2)-isopentenylpyrophosphate transferase (InterPro:IPR018022), tRNA isopentenyltransferase (InterPro:IPR002627); BEST Arabidopsis thaliana protein match is: isopentenyltransferase 5 (TAIR:AT5G19040.1); Has 8447 Blast hits to 8274 proteins in 2665 species: Archae - 0; Bacteria - 5426; Metazoa - 146; Fungi - 137; Plants - 431; Viruses - 0; Other Eukaryotes - 2307 (source: NCBI BLink).), with amino-acid sequence MMMLNPSNGGIEGEKMKKKAKVVVIMGPTGSGKSKLAVDLASHFPVEIINADAMQIYSGLDVLTNKVTVDEQKGVPHHLLGTVSSDMEFTARDFRDFTVPLIEEIVSRNHIPVLVGGTHYYIQAVVSKFLLDDAAEDTEECCADVASVVDQDMVVESVFGRDDLSHGYELLKELDPVAANRIHPNNHRKINQYLSLHASRGVLPSKLYQGKTAENWGCINASRFDYCLICMDAETAVLDRYVEQRVDAMVDAGLLDEVYDIYKPGADYTRGLRQSIGVREFEDFLKIHLSETCAGHLTSLSNDDKVMKENLRKILNFPKDDKLRIMLEEAIDRVKLNTRRLLRRQKRRVSRLETVFGWNIHYIDATEYILSKSEESWNAQVVKPASEIIRCFLETETESGRDPTSGKSIERDLWTQYVCEACGNKILRGRHEWEHHKQGRTHRKRTTRHKNSQTYKNREVQEAEVN; translated from the exons ATGATGATGTTAAACCCTAGCAATGGCGGAATCGAGggagagaagatgaagaagaaggcgaAGGTGGTTGTGATAATGGGTCCAACAGGTTCTGGGAAATCAAAGCTTGCCGTTGATTTGGCGTCTCACTTTCCGGTGGAGATTATTAACGCCGACGCAATGCAGATATACTCTGGTCTCGACGTTCTCACCAATAAAGTCACCGTCGATGAACAAAAAG GAGTGCCTCATCATTTACTTGGGACGGTGAGCTCAGATATGGAGTTCACAGCTAGGGATTTTCGAGACTTCACTGTTCCT CTTATTGAGGAGATCGTTTCTCGCAATCACATTCCAGTTCTTGTTGGAGGAACACATTATTATATACAG GCTGTTGTAAGTAAATTTCTTCTTGACGATGCAGCAGAGGATACCGAGGAGTGTTGTGCAGATGTTGCTTCAG TGGTTGACCAGGACATGGTTGTTGAGTCTGTCTTTGGGAGAGATGATTTGAGCCATGGCTATGAACTTCTTAAAGAGCTTGATCCTGTGGCAGCTAACAGAATTCACCCCAATAATCACAGAAAA ATTAATCAATACCTTAGCTTGCATGCTAGTAGAGGAGTTCTTCCAAGCAAGCTATATCAGGGAAAGACTGCAGAG AACTGGGGCTGCATCAATGCATCTCGTTTTGATTACTGTTTGATATGCATGGACGCTGAAACTGCAGTACTGGACAGATATGTTGAACAAAGAGTAGATGCTATGGTAGATGCTGGACTACTTGATGAAGTATATGACATCTACAAACCAGGAGCCGACTATACTAGAGGCCTAAGGCAATCCATAGGTGTCAGAGAGTTTGAAGATTTCCTGAAAATACATCTCTCGGAGACATGTGCTGGTCATTTAACAAGCTTAAGTAACGATGATAAGGTTATGAAGGAGAATCTGAGGAAGATTCTGAATTTTCCAAAAGATGATAAGTTGAGGATTATGTTAGAGGAAGCAATTGATAGGGTGAAGTTAAATACCAGAAGGCTCCTTCGTCGTCAA AAAAGGAGAGTTAGTCGGCTAGAAACGGTCTTTGGCTGGAATATTCATTACATTGATGCAACAGAGTACATATTAA GCAAATCTGAAGAATCATGGAATGCGCAAGTGGTTAAACCTGCTTCAGAGATCATCAGGTGTTTCCTGGAGACAGAAACCGAATCGGGTCGGGATCCAACTTCAGGAAAGTCCATTGAAAGAGATCTATGGACTCAATATGTTTGCGAG GCTTGTGGAAACAAGATACTAAGAGGAAGACACGAGTGGGAACATCACAAACAAGGCCGTACGCATCGTAAGAGAACCACTCGACACAAAAACTCCCAAActtacaaaaacagagaagttcAAGAAGCAGAAgtaaattga
- a CDS encoding RAB6-interacting golgin (DUF662) produces the protein MATTRQILEQPQSPFIQRIKSSGNISMNGSPMIDEKEEELSQSAFALFKAKEDEIERRKMEVKDRVQKKLGLAEEATRRLAEIREELEALTDPMRKEISAIRKRVDAINRELKPLGQSCQRKVN, from the exons ATGGCTACGACAAGACAGATCTTGGAGCAGCCACAATCGCCATTTATTCAACGTATCAAGAGCTCGGGGAACATTAGCATGAATGGCAGTCCTATGattgatgagaaagaagaggagcTTTCACAGTCTGCTTTTGCTTTGTTTAAGGCAAAGGAAGATGAGATtgagaggaggaagatggaGGTTAAGGATAGGGTCCAGAAAAAGCTTGGACTCGCTGAGGAAGCTACTAGAAGATTAGCCGAGATTCGGGAA GAGCTTGAAGCTCTTACCGATCCAATGAGAAAAGAGATATCCGCGATAAGGAAAAGAGTCGATGCTATTAACCGAGAACTCAAGCCTTTAGGACAGAGTTGTCAGAGAAAGGTAAACTAA
- a CDS encoding Surfeit locus protein 6 (Surfeit locus protein 6; CONTAINS InterPro DOMAIN/s: Surfeit locus 6 (InterPro:IPR007019); BEST Arabidopsis thaliana protein match is: Surfeit locus protein 6 (TAIR:AT5G05210.1); Has 646 Blast hits to 578 proteins in 173 species: Archae - 0; Bacteria - 6; Metazoa - 188; Fungi - 142; Plants - 65; Viruses - 0; Other Eukaryotes - 245 (source: NCBI BLink).): protein MKKPKFLSLQEDDTFEKMRQSRLQKNKRKRDSGLNVFEEVVKDLTYGYMKIGDGDEIYGKHRKKKRVSKAKELEMAMTLEALKKDQEKGDIVAKNHSWQAAISRAAGIKIHDDPKRLKKRIHKETKMREKNTEKWKERVDVQQKFRAEKQQKRSENVIDRIQQKKMRKIAKREKKLLRPGY, encoded by the coding sequence ATGAAGAAGCCTAAGTTTCTTAGTTTGCAAGAAGATGATACATTTGAGAAGATGAGACAAAGCCGTCTTCAGAAGaataagaggaagagagactCAGGTTTGAATGTTTTTGAAGAGGTTGTGAAGGATCTTACTTATGGTTATATGAAGATTGGGGACGGTGACGAGATATACGGGAAacacagaaagaaaaagagggtTTCTAAGGCTAAAGAGCTTGAAATGGCGATGACGTTAGAGGCTTTGAAGAAAGATCAAGAGAAAGGGGATATTGTTGCGAAAAATCACTCGTGGCAAGCGGCTATAAGCAGAGCTGCTGGTATCAAGATTCATGATGATCCAAAGcgattgaagaagagaattcaCAAGGAAACGAAGATGCGTGAGAAGAACACGGAGAAGTGGAAGGAAAGAGTTGACGTGCAACAGAAGTTTAGGGCAGAGAAACAGCAAAAGAGATCAGAGAATGTTATTGATAGGATtcaacagaagaagatgaggaagattgctaaaagagagaaaaaactcTTGCGTCCTGGTTATTAA
- a CDS encoding DUF868 family protein (DUF868) (Plant protein of unknown function (DUF868); LOCATED IN: chloroplast; CONTAINS InterPro DOMAIN/s: Protein of unknown function DUF868, plant (InterPro:IPR008586); BEST Arabidopsis thaliana protein match is: Plant protein of unknown function (DUF868) (TAIR:AT3G04860.1); Has 288 Blast hits to 288 proteins in 16 species: Archae - 0; Bacteria - 0; Metazoa - 0; Fungi - 0; Plants - 288; Viruses - 0; Other Eukaryotes - 0 (source: NCBI BLink).) has translation MRDLVSCFSENSINVTHPLSISSSSSSCSKYSTNNVCISPSLIPSIQTSITSIYRITLSKHLIIKVTWCNPHNNNGLSISVASADQNPSTTLKLNTSSRFFRKKKGNKSVDSDLGKIEVFWDLSSAKYDSNLCGPEPINGFYVIVLVDGQMGLLLGDSSEETLRKKGFSGDIGFDFSLVSRQEHFTGNNTFYSTKVRFVETGDSHEIVIRCNKETEGLKQSNHYPVLSVCIDKKTVIKVKRLQWNFRGNQTIFLDGLLVDLMWDVHDWFFSNQGACGRAVFMFRTRNGLDSSRLWLEEKIVKKDQQDKLDFSLFIYACKT, from the coding sequence atgagagatttGGTGTCATGTTTCAGTGAGAACTCAATAAACGTGACACATCCCTTATCaatatcatcttcatcatcatcatgttcAAAATACAGTACCAACAATGTTTGTATCTCACCATCTCTCATACCATCAATACAAACCTCCATTACAAGCATCTACAGAATCACTTTATCGAAACATCTCATCATCAAAGTCACATGGTGCAATCcacacaacaacaatggcTTAAGCATCTCTGTTGCATCCGCAGATCAAAACCCTTCAACAACTCTCAAACTCAACACTTCTTCTCGTTTCTTCCGTAAGAAGAAAGGTAACAAATCGGTTGATTCCGATCTCGGTAAAATCGAGGTTTTTTGGGATCTTTCTTCAGCTAAATATGATTCTAACTTGTGTGGTCCTGAACCTATCAATGGCTTCTACGTTATCGTCCTCGTTGATGGTCAAATGGGTCTTCTTCTTGGAGATTCATCTGAAGAAACTCTCCGTAAAAAAGGTTTCTCCGGCGATATCGGTTTCGAtttctctcttgtttctcGACAAGAACATTTCACAGGGAACAATACTTTTTACTCGACTAAAGTAAGATTCGTTGAGACAGGAGATTCACATGAAATCGTCATCAGATgtaataaagaaacagagggTCTAAAACAGAGCAATCATTACCCTGTTCTCTCTGTTTGTATTGATAAGAAGACGGTGATAAAAGTGAAGAGGCTTCAATGGAATTTCAGAGGGAATCAAACGATTTTCTTGGATGGATTGCTTGTGGATCTGATGTGGGATGTTCATGATTGGTTCTTTAGTAATCAAGGAGCTTGTGGAAGAGCTGTGTTCATGTTTAGGACAAGGAATGGTTTAGACAGCAGCAGGCTTTGGTTAGAAGAGAAGATTGTTAAGAAAGATCAACAAGACAAGCTTgacttctctctcttcatttaCGCCTGTAAGACttga